One stretch of Juglans microcarpa x Juglans regia isolate MS1-56 chromosome 3D, Jm3101_v1.0, whole genome shotgun sequence DNA includes these proteins:
- the LOC121256642 gene encoding low affinity inorganic phosphate transporter 1-like: MASDQLKVLDVLDKAKTQLYHFTAVVIAGMGFFTDSYDLFSISLVTKLLGRIYYHVEGSSKPGSLPPNVAAAVNGVAFCGTLTGQLFFGWLGDRLGRKRVYGVTLMLMVFCSVGSGLSFGSTPNSVIATLCFFRFWLGFGIGGDYPLSATIMAEYANKKTRGAFIAAVFAMQGFGILCGGAVAIVVSSIFQVLFPARAYSEDPTGSTVPQADYVWRIILMFGAVPAAMTYYWRMKMPETPRYTALVAKNQQKAREDMAKVLKVDIESGKEAVIKEEVEVVEKRNSFGLFSSEFLSRHGLHLLGTTTTWFLVDIAYYSQNLFQKDIFSAVGWIPKPKTMSALEELYKIARAQTLIALCGTVPGYWATVLLIDYIGRFAIQIIGFFFMSVFMFALAIPYHHWTEKSNHIGFVVMYALTFFFANFGPNSTTFIVPAEIFPARLRSTCHGISAAAGKAGAIVGSFGFLYASQNQDQSKADPGYPAGIGMRNSLLVLAVVNVVGFFFTFLVPESKGKSLEEMSREDEGDDQEQSNRKVIETA; this comes from the coding sequence ATGGCCTCAGACCAGCTTAAGGTCCTGGACGTGCTGGACAAAGCGAAGACACAGCTTTACCACTTCACTGCAGTGGTGATCGCCGGCATGGGGTTCTTCACCGATTCCTACGATCTTTTCTCTATTTCCCTCGTCACGAAGCTTCTCGGTCGCATATATTATCACGTCGAGGGATCGTCGAAGCCCGGTAGTCTGCCGCCTAACGTAGCCGCAGCAGTTAATGGAGTCGCTTTCTGCGGAACACTAACGGGACAGCTTTTCTTTGGGTGGCTCGGCGACAGGTTGGGTCGGAAGCGCGTCTATGGCGTCACGCTCATGCTTATGGTTTTCTGCTCCGTCGGTTCCGGGCTTTCCTTTGGGAGCACCCCAAACTCGGTTATTGCGACTTTGTGTTTTTTCAGGTTCTGGCTTGGGTTTGGAATTGGCGGAGATTACCCACTGTCTGCAACTATCATGGCGGAGTATGCTAACAAGAAAACTCGGGGGGCTTTTATTGCTGCAGTTTTCGCCATGCAAGGGTTTGGCATTCTGTGTGGCGGCGCTGTGGCTATAGTTGTCTCCTCCATCTTTCAGGTTCTCTTCCCTGCCAGGGCTTACTCCGAGGATCCAACTGGATCGACTGTCCCTCAGGCGGACTATGTATGGCGGATCATTCTCATGTTCGGTGCAGTTCCTGCTGCAATGACTTATTATTGGCGCATGAAAATGCCGGAAACCCCTCGATACACTGCCTTAGTTGCCAAGAATCAACAGAAAGCTCGCGAAGACATGGCGAAGGTTTTGAAAGTCGATATTGAATCAGGGAAGGAGGCCGTGATCAAAGAGGAGGTCGAAGTGGTTGAGAAAAGAAACTCTTTCGGGTTGTTCTCTTCAGAATTTCTCTCTCGGCATGGGCTGCACTTGTTGGGGACGACAACAACGTGGTTCTTAGTAGACATTGCTTATTATAGCCAGAATCTTTTCCAGAAAGACATCTTCAGTGCAGTTGGTTGGATCCCTAAGCCAAAAACCATGAGCGCCCTTGAGGAGCTCTACAAGATTGCGAGGGCTCAAACCCTGATTGCTCTGTGTGGCACAGTTCCTGGGTACTGGGCAACGGTCCTTCTCATCGACTATATTGGAAGGTTTGCCATTCAGATAATTGGGTTTTTCTTCATGTCAGTTTTCATGTTTGCTCTCGCAATTCCTTACCACCACTGGACAGAAAAATCCAACCACATAGGCTTCGTTGTCATGTATGCCCTCACCTTCTTCTTCGCCAATTTCGGCCCAAATAGCACTACATTCATTGTGCCGGCGGAGATTTTCCCGGCGAGGCTTCGATCAACATGCCATGGTATTTCAGCAGCTGCAGGGAAAGCAGGTGCAATAGTGGGATCTTTTGGGTTCTTGTATGCGTCGCAAAACCAAGACCAGTCAAAGGCTGATCCGGGATACCCAGCCGGAATTGGAATGAGAAATTCTCTCCTTGTGCTCGCAGTGGTCAATGTGGTCGGGTTCTTCTTCACATTTTTGGTGCCGGAGTCCAAGGGAAAATCTCTGGAGGAAATGTCGAGGGAGGATGAAGGAGATGATCAAGAGCAATCCAACAGGAAAGTGATTGAAACGGCTTAA